From the Lathyrus oleraceus cultivar Zhongwan6 chromosome 4, CAAS_Psat_ZW6_1.0, whole genome shotgun sequence genome, one window contains:
- the LOC127136293 gene encoding uncharacterized protein LOC127136293 encodes MADEVPQNRPLKFYATPSQQEPHNSIAAPAINRNDFELKPSLLSAVQQHQFAGNSTDDPNEHLTKFVQYADTISQVAQHQASTAAPAGTFPGQPQPNPKGHANVVILRSGKEVDGPINPRLQNPAMYQKPDKTSTEQVNEPKEIEDNTREAEEKEKPYVPPPPYKPTILYPQRLKSSKTANQFRKFVELLKKLNITIPFTEAITQMPFYAKFLKEILSNKKKIEDDKTITLTAECTAIIQNNMPPKLKDSVAAVLGQRKDKKLHAIYYASRTLDPAQMNYATTEKELLAIVFALDKFRSYLVGAKIIIYIDHAAIRYLLKLEHKVYWEIKTLNINYTSAGEKRILDIHELEELRLDAYENARIYKEQTKRWHDKRISRKEFKVGDIVLLFNSRLKLFPGKLKSRWSSPFEITKVLTSGAIEIKGRNSDPFVVNGQRLKHYHNIENRDYSNSLRLIQLPAQPQT; translated from the exons ATGGCTGACGAAGTACCACAAAATCGTCCTCTTAAATTCTACGCTACCCCATCtcaacaagaacctcacaacagcATTGCTGCCCCTGCTATTAATCGAAACGATTTCGAGCTGAAACCCTCACTCTTATCAgccgtccaacaacatcaatttgctggaaattCGACAGACGATCCTAATGAACacctgaccaagtttgtgcaATACGCAGATACT atttcacaagtggctcaacacCAAGCGTCTACAGCCGCTCCAGCTggaacatttcctggacagccgcaaCCTAATCCGAAGGGACATGCAAATGTCGTTATactgaggagtggaaaagaaGTAGATGGACCCATAAATCCAAGACTTCAAaaccctgccatgtaccaaaaaccagatAAAACCTCAACTGAGCAGGTGAATGAACCAAAGGAAATAGAAGATAATACCCGGGAGGCCgaagagaaagagaaaccttatgtgcctccacctcCTTATAAACCAACCATTCTGTATCCTCAAAGACTCAAAAGTTCTAAAACTGCAAatcaatttaggaaatttgttgagCTTCTGAAAAAATTAAACATTACgataccctttacagaagccatcacacaaatgcctTTCTACGCCAAATTTCTTAAGGaaatcctatccaataagaaaaagattgaggatGACAAAACAATTACACTTACTGCCGAGTGTACCGCCATAATCCAAAACAACATGCCTCCTAAACTAAAAGACTCGG TGGCCGCGGTACTGGGACAAAGGAAGGATAAGAAGCTTCATGCTATTTATTATGCAAGTAGAACGCTTGATCctgcccaaatgaactacgccaccactgaaaaagaactttTAGCTATCGTGTTCGCTTTGGACAAATTCCGTTCCTACCTGGTGGGGGCGAAAATTATCATCTATATCGACCATGCTGCTATTAGATATTtgttaa AATTGGAACACAAAGTGTATTGGGAAATTAAAACCCTTAACATCAACTACACTTCTGCAGGCGAGAAGCGAATTCTGGACATCCACGAATTAGAAGAGCTCAGATTggacgcttacgagaatgccagGATCTACAAAGAACAAACCAAAAGATGGCATGACAAACGTATCTCTAGGAAGGAGTTTAAAGTCGGCGACATAGTGCTGCTATTTAACTCTAGACTCAAACTCTTTCCAGGAAAGCTCAAATCTCGGTGGTCTAGTCCGTTCGAGATCACCAAAGTTCTCACTAGTGGCGCGATAGAAATAAAAGGTAGAAATAGTGACCCTTTTGTAGTAAACGGGCAGCGCTTAAAGCACTATCATAACATAGAAAACAGAGACTATTCGAACAGTCTCAGACTCATACAGCTGCCCGCTCAACCCCAAACCTAG